The Chitinibacter bivalviorum genomic interval TTTACGTCGCCCAATGATGTCGTCATTGTCAGCGGCCCAGAGCGTTTTGGTAATGCTGCGGCCGGCACAATGAATGGCTTGGCCTACCCGCTGGGCGCCCATTACTTGCCACTGCCATCGCTCGCATCGCGCCATGTTCGCGAGCTGCTATTCGATATGGGCGTTATTGAGTCCGACCCCTACAGTGAAAAGCCGACATACAACGAGACTGTGCTCATTCATTCGCCCGAGGAACGCATTCTGCTTAATCGCCAGTGGCAAGACGGCGTCGTACCGCGCGCAGGGATCAGCCAGGATGAGTTGGCGCAGCAGCAAAAATTCTTCGCCTACACTCAGTCATTACAACACGCACTCGGCAATGATGGCCGCAAGGTGTTTAGTATTCCGCTGGCGCTATCGAGTGTAGATCCGGCTTGGCGCGCGCTGGATCAAATCAGCTTTGCCACTTGGCTGACGCAGCACGGCTACACTGCGCCGAGTTTGTTGTGGTATCTCGATTACGCCTGCCGCGACGATTACGGCATTGGCATTGCGCAAACGTCAGCGTGGGCGGGTTTGCATTATTTTACCGCTCGGGGTGGTGAAGCGAAAAACGCCAGCGCCGGCGCAGTTTTAACGTGGCCATCGGGGCTCAACCCCATTTTGCAACATTTGCAACACGGCCAGACGCTGCTCGACGGCATGGCCGTCAAAATCAGCAAGCAAAATGAGGGGGTGCAGATTGATGTGTTTGACGGGCAAAAGACCACGCGCCTGATTGCCGAGCACCTCGTTTGCGCGATGCCGCTGCATGTGGCGGCCAAAATCATCGACCTAAAGCCACTGGGTTTTGACCCCGCGCTTCATTTAGCGCCGCATGCGGCGTGGCAAGTGAGTAACTTTCTGATTGATCGCTTCCCGGCCGAGCCAGCGCAGATGCCTTTAGCGTGGGACAATGTCGTTTACGGCAGCTCAAGTCTGGGCTTTGTAAATAGCACGCATCAACTGATTCGCATCGCCAAACCAGCGCAGACCGTCTTCACGGCCTACCACGCCTATGCTCATGAGCAGCCTGCCGCAGTTCGCCACCGGCTCGAACACGCCAGCGCGGCCGAGCTATACGAAACAGCAATCGCCGATCTGGACGCCGCCTACGGCTGGGGTAATCCAATCAAGGCGCGGCAATACATTAAACAAGTTGAAATCACGCTGCGCGGCCACGCAATGGCCAGCCCGACGGTGGGCTTTTTGAGCAATCAAGGCGTAGCCGCGCTGCAAAAGCTCGACGGCCGTATCCAATTTGCGCACAGCGATCTAAGTGGCCTATCGGTATTTGAAGAAGCCAGTTGGTGGGGCGAACAAGCGGCGTTAAAAATACTCAAGCAGTCCGCTTAAACTATTGCCTTAGAGTTGGCATACAACAAAAAAGCCATCTCGGAAGATGGCTTTTTGTCTTGGCGCGAAGCGGATTATTTTTGCAGCGCTGATTGCTCGTTGCGCGCACGCTCGTCCAGATCGATCGGCTCTTTGTCCCACAACAGCGCACGACCTTCAACTTGGCCTTTAGCAACTTCTGGGTTTTCTTGCAGAAATTGATCCATGAATTTTGTGTAATCTGATACGTAATTGCGATCAACCATCTCATCAACCTCGTCTAACTATTCTATGAATTGCCGCTATTATATGCGAAGCACTGCAAAACTGCGCGAGCAAAATACATCATCGGGTATTAGCCCGTAGATCAATGGATCAAATATCTACAGGCTAATACCCATCAAGAGTTATGCCTCCATCGCCTCGCGCAGCACTTCAATAAAGCGCGCATTTTCTTCTGGCAGGCCGATGGACACGCGCAGGCTATTGGGCATTTTGTAGCCCGAGAGTGGGCGAACGATGACGCCGCGCTCGAGCATAAATTGATTGAGCATCGCCGCATCACCGCAATGAAAGGTGACAAAGTTGCCGTAGCTTTCGATAAAACTCAGGCCGAGTTCTTGCAGCGCGGCGGTGATTTGCTGCATGCCGGCGGCGTTCACTTCAACCGATTGCTTTAAAAATTCCAGATCATCGAGCGCTGCGCAGGCGGCGGCTTGGGCGAGGCTATTGACGTTAAACGGCTGGCGAATGCGGTTTAAGATATCGGCCACTTCAGGGTTGGCCAATGCAAAACCGACGCGCAAGCCAGCTAGGCCGTAGGCTTTGCTGAAGGTGCGCACGACGATTAGATTTGGGAATTGCTTCAACCAGCCAATCGAGTCACTGCGTTTTTCACGCGGTAAAAATTCGGTATAGGCTTCATCGAGCACGACTAAGACATTCTTCGGGCACAGCTCCAAAAACTCGATCAAATCGCCGGGGCGCGCCAGAGTGCCGGTTGGATTATTCGGGTTGGCAATCCACACCACTTTGGTATCAGGCCGAATCGCGGCGCGCATCGCGTCCAGATCGTGGCCGTAATCGATCGCTTTCACGCAGATATTGGTAGCGCCAACGGCTTGGGTTGCCAGTGGATACACCGCAAAAGCGTATTCAGAAAACACCGCCGAGTCACCTTCACGCAAAAAGGCATGCGCGATCAGCTCCAGAATATCGTTTGAGCCATTGCCCAAGACGATCTGATCTAGATTGACGACAAATTTTTGCGCGATCTTGGCTTTGAGCTCAAAACCATTCCCATCGGGGTAACGCGCAAGCTCGGCAAGTTCCTTTTCCACCGCCGCACGCGCCATCGGGCCCATGCCGAGCGGGTTTTCATTCGAGGCCAGTTTGACGATACAGGCTGGGTCCAGCCCCATTTCCCGCGCCAGCTCGGACACCGGTTTGCCTGGCTGGTATGGCGCAATCGCGCGGATGTAATCGGGGGCCAGTGAAGCTAAAGACATAAACACATTCCTATGATTAACACGCGCGCTAAGCGCGAAACACGATTAAAGAGACTTCACCAGTCGCAGACTGGCGGGAAATGAAAAGGCGGTCAGGTTGCGCACTTTGGATTCGACCAAAATTTCAAAACCATGACGGGTATAAAATTTCACCGCGCCGGGGTTGCCGCTATCGACATCGACATGCAATTGCGTAAAGCCTTCTTCACGCGCGGCGTAAATAACCTGCCCCAGCATGCGCTCGCCCAAGCCATGTCCGCGGTGAGGTTCATGCACCGCGATCGTGCGCAAATACCATGCATCCGATGGCACATGGGGAAATAGAAAATCGAGCTGGCTTTGGCGGCTACGTAGAATATCTAAATCTAACGCCAGGGTATTGAGCTCTATACCATCATCAATCTGCAGTTGCGCCCCATACCCTGCGGGGTAATGAAATACCAGCGCGATAACTTCTTCGTCGCTATTGCGCAAAACTTGCGCATTGCGATAGCTGTAACTACCCGTTGGCGCATGCCAGAGCTGAGCCAGATTGATCAGGGTCAGCTCGCGCGGCAAGGCAAACCAATAGTCGTAAAAAGGGGCGTCGGATTGATAAATCAACTCCGCCGCCCTTTTGGCATCACTGGGTAGTGCTAAACCTAAATTTTCCACCATTCACCTGCTGCTTGGCTGGGCTCGTCTTGCAAAATATCGAGTAGTGCCGCGCTGTAGTTAGCCATCAATAATTTGGCCGCATCACGCTCGCCGACAAAACCTTCCCGTACGGCATGCGCGACCATGGCGCGCAGCGGCACAAAATAGTCATTCACATTCAATAGCCCGATTGGCTTGCTGTGCAGGCCAATTTGCGACCAGGTCAAAATTTCAAATAACTCGTCAAACGTGCCGAAACCACCGGGCATGGCGATAAAGCCATCGGTCAATTCGGCCATCCGCGCTTTGCGCGTGTGCATCGAATCAACGACTTCCAGCGTTGAGCACGCGCCGTAACCGAGCTCACGCTCGACCATAAATTCTGGAATCACGCCAATCACCTGCCCGCCCGCTTGCAGCGCAGCTTCCGCCACCGCGCCCATCAAACCGACATGCCCACCACCATACACCAGCGTCAGGCCGCGATTGGCGATTTCTTTGCCCAACGATTGCGCAGCTTCACGATAAATCTCACGCGCGCCCATGCGGGCACCACAAAATACGGTTACGGCTTTCATAGGCTTCCTTTGTTTGGCTGATTAACTCGCCTAGCGACTGAAACACGTAGCGAGAAGCACGAGGACAAGGCATAAAAAACGCGAAAAACCGGAATGTACTCAAGTACATGAGGATTTTGAGCTTTTTTATAACGCAGTCATCGTGCTTCGCAGTAGTGTTACAGCATTAGATGACAGCTTGTGGATAGGAACCGAGCACCTTCACAAACGCCGCCACCTGTTGCAACTCTGCCAACGCCGTTTGCATATTGTCGTCGTCGATAAAACCTTCCACATCGGCAAAGAACACGTATTCCCACAAGCCAGTTCGGCTGGGGCGTGATTCAAATTTGGTCATCGACACGCCATTGCGCGCCAAAGGCTCGGCCACCGCGTGCAGTGCACCGGCGCGATTGGGCGCTGAAATCACCAAAGACGTTTTATCGCGGCCTGAACGAGCGGCAGTCTGCTTGCCCAAGACGAGGAAACGCGTGGTGTTATTGGGTTCGTCTTCGATATTTTGTGCCAGTTTATTGAGCACATATTTTTCCGCCGCCGCATCGCCGGCAATCGCCGCGCAGCTTGGATCCAGACTTGCCAAACGTGCGGCTTCGGCATTGCTCGACACCGAAATGCGCTCAACATCTGCGGGCAGATTTTTATTGAGCCATTCGTGGCATTGCGCCAGACTTTGCGCATGCGAATATACGCGCTTGATCCCGTCCAAACCTTCGCTGACCCGCAGCAAATGGTGGTGAATACGCAGCACGACTTCACCGCAAATCTGCAGCGAGCTGGCCACCATCAAATCAAGCGTGCGACCCACGGCGCCTTCGGTCGAGTTTTCGACCGGCGCAACGGCGTAATCGGCACTACCCGCTTCAACAATGCGGAATACTTCATCAATCGACGCGCAAGGCAAAGTCGATGCCGCATGACCAAAATGCTTCACCGCCGCCGCTTGGGTAAATGTGCCCTCTGGCCCGAGATAAGCAATGGTCAGTGGTTTTTCCAGCGCCAGACATTCGGACATGATTTCGCGAAATAAGCGCGCCGCAGCCTCACCTGAAAGCGGGCCTTGGTTCAATTCTTTAATGCGCGTCAGCACTTGGGCTTCGCGCTCTGGGCGGTACACCACACCACCACCTTTTATGACGCCGATCGTGTGCGCATGCTCGGCGCGCTGATTAATCAGCTTGAGTATCTGCGCGTCGATCGCGTCAATCGCATCGCGGTGCTGCTTTAGCAAATTCAGTTGTTCATCAGACATTCATGTTTACTCGAATCGAGGTTTGATTAAATCAGGCTTTACTCGGATCAAATTTCGCAGCGTCTAGAATCGACCACAAATGAATAATCCAGCCCAGCCAGATCACCCACAGTGCACCAGCGGCAACAAACATCAGTGCAGCTTTGAGCAAGCGGCCTTGCAAGAGTTGCCCCAAACCGGGGATAAAGAAACTGCATAAAGCAGCAATCACATTACCGCCAGAACCTTGACCCGCCATGTTTTAGCCCTTTGTCCGTGCAAATTCATTCATGTAATCGGCCAATGCCTGGCAACCTGCCAGTGGCATCGCGTTATAAATCGAAGCGCGCATCCCGCCGACTGAGCGGTGGCCTTTGAGTTGCAACAAATGACGCGCTTCTGCGCCCGCCAAAAAT includes:
- a CDS encoding DUF6677 family protein, which encodes MAGQGSGGNVIAALCSFFIPGLGQLLQGRLLKAALMFVAAGALWVIWLGWIIHLWSILDAAKFDPSKA
- the hisC gene encoding histidinol-phosphate transaminase, whose product is MSLASLAPDYIRAIAPYQPGKPVSELAREMGLDPACIVKLASNENPLGMGPMARAAVEKELAELARYPDGNGFELKAKIAQKFVVNLDQIVLGNGSNDILELIAHAFLREGDSAVFSEYAFAVYPLATQAVGATNICVKAIDYGHDLDAMRAAIRPDTKVVWIANPNNPTGTLARPGDLIEFLELCPKNVLVVLDEAYTEFLPREKRSDSIGWLKQFPNLIVVRTFSKAYGLAGLRVGFALANPEVADILNRIRQPFNVNSLAQAAACAALDDLEFLKQSVEVNAAGMQQITAALQELGLSFIESYGNFVTFHCGDAAMLNQFMLERGVIVRPLSGYKMPNSLRVSIGLPEENARFIEVLREAMEA
- a CDS encoding TIGR00730 family Rossman fold protein, producing the protein MKAVTVFCGARMGAREIYREAAQSLGKEIANRGLTLVYGGGHVGLMGAVAEAALQAGGQVIGVIPEFMVERELGYGACSTLEVVDSMHTRKARMAELTDGFIAMPGGFGTFDELFEILTWSQIGLHSKPIGLLNVNDYFVPLRAMVAHAVREGFVGERDAAKLLMANYSAALLDILQDEPSQAAGEWWKI
- a CDS encoding DUF3460 family protein, producing MVDRNYVSDYTKFMDQFLQENPEVAKGQVEGRALLWDKEPIDLDERARNEQSALQK
- the pheA gene encoding prephenate dehydratase; the encoded protein is MSDEQLNLLKQHRDAIDAIDAQILKLINQRAEHAHTIGVIKGGGVVYRPEREAQVLTRIKELNQGPLSGEAAARLFREIMSECLALEKPLTIAYLGPEGTFTQAAAVKHFGHAASTLPCASIDEVFRIVEAGSADYAVAPVENSTEGAVGRTLDLMVASSLQICGEVVLRIHHHLLRVSEGLDGIKRVYSHAQSLAQCHEWLNKNLPADVERISVSSNAEAARLASLDPSCAAIAGDAAAEKYVLNKLAQNIEDEPNNTTRFLVLGKQTAARSGRDKTSLVISAPNRAGALHAVAEPLARNGVSMTKFESRPSRTGLWEYVFFADVEGFIDDDNMQTALAELQQVAAFVKVLGSYPQAVI
- a CDS encoding GNAT family N-acetyltransferase, translated to MVENLGLALPSDAKRAAELIYQSDAPFYDYWFALPRELTLINLAQLWHAPTGSYSYRNAQVLRNSDEEVIALVFHYPAGYGAQLQIDDGIELNTLALDLDILRSRQSQLDFLFPHVPSDAWYLRTIAVHEPHRGHGLGERMLGQVIYAAREEGFTQLHVDVDSGNPGAVKFYTRHGFEILVESKVRNLTAFSFPASLRLVKSL
- a CDS encoding NAD(P)-binding protein, encoding MSYSFGISRRQFLQTSAALGLATMLPACRELSHLGIPIKVYLPGMQSGHGLRQHTSYPAPSSERKVGVAILGSGAAGSFAAWRLKQSGRFTSPNDVVIVSGPERFGNAAAGTMNGLAYPLGAHYLPLPSLASRHVRELLFDMGVIESDPYSEKPTYNETVLIHSPEERILLNRQWQDGVVPRAGISQDELAQQQKFFAYTQSLQHALGNDGRKVFSIPLALSSVDPAWRALDQISFATWLTQHGYTAPSLLWYLDYACRDDYGIGIAQTSAWAGLHYFTARGGEAKNASAGAVLTWPSGLNPILQHLQHGQTLLDGMAVKISKQNEGVQIDVFDGQKTTRLIAEHLVCAMPLHVAAKIIDLKPLGFDPALHLAPHAAWQVSNFLIDRFPAEPAQMPLAWDNVVYGSSSLGFVNSTHQLIRIAKPAQTVFTAYHAYAHEQPAAVRHRLEHASAAELYETAIADLDAAYGWGNPIKARQYIKQVEITLRGHAMASPTVGFLSNQGVAALQKLDGRIQFAHSDLSGLSVFEEASWWGEQAALKILKQSA